The proteins below come from a single Nocardioides eburneiflavus genomic window:
- a CDS encoding roadblock/LC7 domain-containing protein, with protein sequence MTHDSAAAPAASTAGDDRDLDWVMSRFVDDVPDAAHAILVSADGLLMASSTSIPGERAEQVAAVSSGLASLAVGAARLFEGGSVMQTIVEMEMGFLMLMSVGDGSNLTVLTTEEADIGQVGYEMALLVDRVGRTVEAQARVGTGG encoded by the coding sequence ATGACTCACGATTCCGCCGCCGCCCCCGCCGCCAGCACCGCTGGTGACGACCGAGACCTCGACTGGGTGATGTCGCGATTCGTCGACGACGTACCCGACGCAGCGCACGCCATCCTGGTGTCCGCCGACGGCCTCCTGATGGCGTCGAGCACCAGCATCCCGGGCGAGCGCGCCGAGCAGGTCGCGGCCGTCTCCTCCGGCCTGGCCAGCCTCGCCGTCGGCGCCGCGCGCCTCTTCGAGGGCGGCTCGGTGATGCAGACCATCGTCGAGATGGAGATGGGCTTCCTGATGTTGATGAGCGTGGGCGACGGGTCGAACCTCACCGTGCTCACCACCGAGGAGGCCGACATCGGCCAGGTGGGCTACGAGATGGCCCTGCTGGTGGACCGCGTGGGACGTACCGTCGAGGCCCAGGCCCGCGTCGGTACGGGCGGCTGA
- a CDS encoding DUF742 domain-containing protein: MTPPHEPEDEGYRPRLIRSYTLTAGRTAAKVELAMEATLRLQAGAEAPALSPSAAQVLEVCDRRSVAEVSALTKMPIGVTRVLLGDLIEQGLVRIQATINDSTSTDERLELIERTLRGLRNY; this comes from the coding sequence ATGACGCCGCCACACGAGCCGGAGGACGAGGGCTACCGCCCTCGACTCATCCGGTCCTACACCCTCACCGCCGGTCGGACGGCCGCCAAGGTGGAGCTGGCCATGGAGGCGACTCTGCGCCTCCAGGCCGGTGCGGAGGCACCTGCGCTCTCGCCGTCTGCCGCGCAGGTTCTCGAGGTCTGCGACCGGCGCTCCGTGGCCGAGGTGTCGGCCCTGACCAAGATGCCGATCGGCGTCACCCGGGTGCTGCTGGGTGACCTGATCGAGCAGGGCCTGGTCCGCATCCAGGCCACCATCAACGACAGCACGTCGACAGATGAGCGTCTCGAGCTCATCGAAAGGACCCTCCGTGGACTTCGAAACTACTAA
- a CDS encoding GTP-binding protein, with amino-acid sequence MDFETTKAQRAAASTKIVIAGGFGVGKSTLVGAVSEIDPLRTEALVTNESEGVDDLAAVPTKATTTVAMDFGRLTLAEDLVLYLFGTPGQRRFWFMWDDLCRGAIGAIVLVDVARLDESFSPLDYFESKGIPFIVAVNEFDGVPRYPAEEIAAALALPADVPIISLDARDREQAKGALVKITEYALMRLRESLTVNAN; translated from the coding sequence GTGGACTTCGAAACTACTAAGGCACAGCGTGCGGCTGCGTCGACGAAGATCGTCATTGCAGGCGGCTTCGGCGTCGGCAAGTCGACGCTGGTCGGCGCGGTCTCGGAGATCGACCCGCTGCGCACCGAGGCACTCGTCACCAACGAGTCCGAGGGCGTCGACGATCTCGCTGCCGTGCCCACCAAGGCCACCACGACCGTGGCCATGGACTTCGGTCGCCTGACCCTGGCCGAGGACCTCGTCCTCTACCTGTTCGGCACCCCCGGTCAGCGCCGTTTCTGGTTCATGTGGGACGACCTGTGCCGTGGCGCCATCGGCGCCATCGTGCTGGTCGACGTGGCTCGCCTCGACGAGTCCTTCTCGCCGCTCGACTACTTCGAGTCCAAGGGCATCCCGTTCATCGTCGCCGTCAACGAGTTCGACGGCGTCCCGCGCTACCCCGCGGAGGAGATCGCCGCCGCGCTCGCGCTGCCCGCCGACGTACCGATCATCAGCCTCGACGCCCGCGACCGCGAGCAGGCCAAGGGCGCGCTCGTGAAGATCACCGAATACGCCCTCATGCGACTTCGTGAGTCGCTCACCGTGAATGCGAACTGA
- a CDS encoding ABC transporter substrate-binding protein, producing MTRATRRTNPARTALAVLSSVALMATLGACGGSASGEEADALTDVSLVFGGALTVCTDMPYAPFEYEEKGKPTGFDIDLVRKVADDLEADLDVVDVSFDDITSGTSLNNDVCDVAISAMTITGERARVLDFSSPYFDAKQALITPKGSGLDQITELAGQRVGVQKDTTGETYLSDFAPETTQVTAYDDAAGLQAALAAGELDAAMLDNTVSGQFVSDNPRLKLSREFDTGEQYGMAVKKDGNIPLLRSINSTLAELREDGSYDEIYAKYFG from the coding sequence ATGACCCGCGCAACTCGTCGTACGAACCCTGCCCGCACGGCTCTGGCCGTCCTGTCCTCCGTGGCCCTGATGGCCACGCTGGGCGCCTGCGGCGGCAGCGCCAGCGGGGAGGAGGCCGACGCCCTCACCGACGTCTCCCTCGTCTTCGGCGGCGCGCTGACGGTCTGCACCGACATGCCCTACGCGCCCTTCGAGTACGAGGAGAAGGGCAAGCCGACCGGCTTCGACATCGACCTGGTGCGCAAGGTCGCCGACGACCTCGAGGCCGACCTGGACGTGGTCGACGTGTCCTTCGACGACATCACCTCCGGCACCTCGCTCAACAACGACGTGTGCGACGTCGCGATCTCCGCGATGACCATCACCGGCGAGCGGGCGCGTGTCCTCGACTTCTCGAGCCCCTACTTCGACGCCAAGCAGGCGCTGATCACCCCGAAGGGCTCGGGCCTCGACCAGATCACCGAGCTGGCGGGCCAGCGGGTCGGCGTCCAGAAGGACACCACCGGCGAGACCTACCTCAGCGACTTCGCGCCCGAGACCACCCAGGTCACGGCGTACGACGACGCAGCGGGCCTGCAGGCGGCGCTCGCCGCCGGCGAGCTCGACGCCGCGATGCTCGACAACACCGTCTCCGGCCAGTTCGTCTCCGACAACCCGCGCCTCAAGCTCTCGCGCGAGTTCGACACCGGCGAGCAGTACGGCATGGCGGTGAAGAAGGACGGCAACATCCCGCTGCTGCGCTCCATCAACAGCACGCTCGCCGAGCTCCGCGAGGACGGCAGCTACGACGAGATCTACGCGAAGTACTTCGGCTGA
- a CDS encoding calcium:proton antiporter, which produces MTRPSWTTVAPVLAIVALAPAWFAHPESSLVLGVLALLLVGAVLAAVHHAEVVAHRVGEPYGSLVLAVAVTIIEVGLIVTLMVTSDKDGSGLARDTVFAAVMITVNGIVGISLLVGALKHHLAVFNPEGTGAALATVIALAVLCLVVPSVTTSEPGPEFTGAQLAFAAIASLALYGMFVFTQTIRHRDFFLPVTQGQYVPMVATRAEAVAAAEDREAVRATARQERLDGLEHEPVDLDEDGHADPPTDRAALASLGLLVVSLVAVVGLAKVESPAIESGVAALGFPQAVVGVVIALLVLAPESIAAVRAAARNRVQVSLNLALGSAMASIGLTIPAIAIASIWLDGPLELGLNQLQTVLLLLTAAVAILTVVPGRAKPLQGGVHLVLLASFLFLTIAP; this is translated from the coding sequence ATGACCCGGCCGTCGTGGACCACAGTCGCCCCCGTCCTGGCCATCGTGGCGCTGGCGCCCGCGTGGTTCGCCCACCCCGAGAGCAGCCTGGTGCTGGGGGTGCTCGCGCTCCTGCTGGTCGGCGCGGTCCTCGCCGCCGTCCACCACGCCGAGGTCGTCGCGCACCGGGTCGGGGAGCCGTACGGCTCACTGGTCCTGGCGGTGGCCGTCACGATCATCGAGGTCGGCCTGATCGTCACCCTGATGGTGACCTCCGACAAGGACGGCTCCGGCCTGGCCCGCGACACCGTGTTCGCAGCGGTGATGATCACCGTCAACGGCATCGTCGGCATCTCGCTGCTCGTCGGCGCGCTCAAGCACCATCTCGCCGTCTTCAACCCCGAGGGCACCGGCGCCGCGCTGGCGACCGTCATCGCCCTGGCCGTGCTCTGCCTGGTGGTCCCGTCGGTGACCACCTCCGAGCCGGGCCCGGAGTTCACCGGCGCCCAACTCGCCTTCGCGGCGATCGCCTCACTGGCGCTCTACGGCATGTTCGTCTTCACCCAGACCATCCGGCACCGCGACTTCTTCCTCCCGGTCACGCAGGGGCAGTACGTCCCGATGGTCGCCACCAGGGCGGAGGCCGTCGCGGCGGCCGAGGACCGCGAGGCCGTCCGGGCCACCGCACGCCAGGAACGGCTCGACGGTCTCGAGCACGAGCCGGTCGACCTCGACGAGGACGGTCACGCCGACCCGCCGACCGACCGCGCGGCGCTGGCCAGCCTGGGGCTGCTGGTCGTCTCGCTGGTCGCGGTGGTCGGACTGGCCAAGGTCGAGTCGCCCGCGATCGAGTCGGGTGTCGCTGCGCTGGGGTTCCCCCAGGCCGTGGTCGGCGTGGTCATCGCGCTGCTCGTGCTCGCACCGGAGTCGATCGCCGCGGTGCGCGCCGCCGCGCGCAACCGGGTGCAGGTGAGCCTCAACCTCGCCCTCGGCTCCGCGATGGCGTCCATCGGCCTCACGATCCCGGCGATCGCGATCGCCAGCATCTGGCTCGACGGCCCGCTCGAGCTCGGCCTCAACCAGCTCCAGACGGTGCTGCTGCTCCTCACCGCGGCCGTGGCGATCCTGACCGTGGTCCCCGGCCGGGCCAAGCCGCTCCAGGGCGGCGTACACCTCGTCCTGCTCGCGTCGTTCCTGTTCCTGACGATCGCGCCGTAG